Part of the Juglans regia cultivar Chandler unplaced genomic scaffold, Walnut 2.0 Scaffold_15, whole genome shotgun sequence genome is shown below.
ATCtccttttttattcatttgttaCAGCATCATTAAAGTTTACGATTCATTAGAGAAAGTATAAAATGCCTATCAGTGCCTGGATTTAAGTATAAACAGTTGCAAGTTGTCCAGCACCAGTTTGaccattacaaaaaaataatcatttttttttatagtaacaACAGGTCAGAGAAAGAAAAGCAGGCCAGGGAATAAGCATAAGATGTGATCGGAGGTTCAAGATCTGGTACCATTTctttgagattgagaaaatgaagaagtgCGATCTCTGTGACTCTCCAGCCAATATTTACTGCGACTCTGATCAGGCTAGCCTTTGTTGGAACTGTGATGCTCAGGTTCATGGTGCAAACTTCCTGGTGGCTAAGCATTCCAGAACCCTTCTTTGCCATGTTTGTCAGTCTTTTACGCCCTGGAATGGCTCCGGCCCCAAGCTTGGTCCTACCATTTCTGCCTGTGAAAGTTGCGTCAATAGCAATGCTCAAAACGAGGCAGGAAATGAAGGAAACGACCGTGATAATGATCATGGCGatgctggtggtggtggtggtgatgatgaTCGACCCCATAGAGAAGCTAACACTGAGGAAGATGACGATGACGATGATCAcgatgatgacgacgacgatGACGACGATCATGGTCATAGGGATGAGGATCAAGGAGGTGTTTATGAAGACGATGAAGAAAATCAAGTAGTCCCATTATCTTCTACGCCGCCTCCCCCAGCCTCAAGTTCTGCCACGAGAAGAGGGCTTTCCTGATACAAGAACCCCATTTTCATGGGAGAGTACCAGTTAGAATGCAGAGTTTTAAaagtatgtgtgtatatatatatatatatatcttctcttctcttcttaaGATTTGTTTCCTTGTTTCGGTTATTTTGTTCTAGTTTATACATGATTTCTTGTTCCTTTTCCTGAgcttttctttttgcagataATATTAATCTCTGGACAGATGCAGTATTCAAAAGTAGAATGATCAAAGGATGCCGGTTCTCTCAGCTAAGCCTTAGAATCGCAAAAGAACTGTGACAAAGCAGATTTGGGAATGCTGAAGCAAGGAAAGACAAAGAGGAGGAGGGTTCCTGAAGATATAAAAGCATGGTTGCCAAGACTGGATGTTTCATTTCTTGATGGCTTTTTTTACCTGCCTCGTCTAGCCCTTCAACCTGATTTCAggtaaatttctatttttctttttcgttttcatttattttcaaataatgatTGAGGTCTTGGAAGTTCTCTTATTATGCTCAGTATAATGTTAACTGGGGTTGGGTCATACAAGTATTTACTCATTCATTTGGTCTATGGATTGTAATGTGTTGAACAGAGcagtttttggttttctttgctTCTTTCTGTAGCTTAATTTTCAAAAGAGAAATGTCATGTATAAgttctaaatagacaagtcttatacaagttttttgtaaaaaaataggtctcactaataaaaaatagttttttttacactgtTTTTAGGTGgaatccacttttttataaatacttgtatgaaacttgtctatttagaacttgtacaaatcatttatcttttcaaaatgtTATCACTATaacagaaatattattattattttttttttttttttctgggccaCTAGACAAATTTGTCGGCATCATACTTCTTGGAGTGTAAATcttatcatattaaaaaataattatttttttatgtgagtctcgtatttattcatttttttcaaaatgattgtatgatGCTTGTACACttaactattatttctttaattcatTTCCCTCAATTTGTGCAGGCAACCTTTACTCCCTTCAATTGAGTCAATGACCCACACATACCAgataacaaaactcaaaactctATAAGGAGGGTATATTAGAGTTTTGTTGTTCCACTgctttttcaaaatcatttggCAGAGAATAAGCAGAGTCTGCACAGATGGGTGCAGGCATATTGTTTTCACCTTTTTACATGTAAAAAGTGAAAGagttttaattggaaattaggctattgggtttttctttttaattttccaaGGATTTAAACTAGTGATTCACTGTGCAGACGAAGTGTATGGCATGAAGGGAAGTTCATCATACTAGGGTTGAAATTTTAGTTATTTCTAAGAAAACACTTGGTGATCTTGTATTGGAGGGTATGGTGTCTTAAACAAATGTATTGGAATTGTAGTTTTAAATAAGATCGTTGCTGAGTTTTAGCAAATATCTCTTTTAAGTTTGTGTCAATGCTCAATTGAGATAAAACAGACTCATAAAGTAAACCCTacaacataaaaagaaatactttagctacAAAGTAATTATActaaagtaaatctacaaactgatatggCTTGATGCaatacgtcaaattgtaaagttacttttagtGTAAAGTAGATATACCAAATCATgtgaaatcatgtcaatttataagtttacttttatataatctctttatgtctATAACAATTCTGCTTTATATATCTTCGTCTCATTTAGAACCCTTAAATtccgagaaaaaaaatattagttatttaccaTATGCACAATTAATGCATATAATTTAGGTAGATCTACAGTCTAATGAAAGTAGGTTGTAAGTAGGATGATAGAGGGAGACAAATATTACAATTATAAGATAAAGTAAGACTAGAAATGGGGTCAAGCTTTGAGACATATCCACGTGCCCACCATAAATCCTGGCTTAGTATTTTAATCGACAGATGATTAAGGATCTTAGAGAGAATTACTAATGttctcagaaaaaaaaatagagagaaatagAACCAATTAAGAAAGGAGTCGAGATTGTGTTTGTGGTGGAAAATGGTTGCTTCTAGAGGGAGACAGTTTTGTGTGGCTGTCGTGTCTCTATCCCTTTGAAACTTTCCCCGCCATTGAAGATGTTTGATATTCTGATTTCCTTTGATTGTGCtttggattctttttttttttttttcttttctcccccaCCAACTGTTTGTCCTTCGATCTGTGTATGCGACAGCCACAAAgggaattattattattcttcatGTACATAGCCTTTTGTAACTTGAAACGACAGCCACTTCTTCCTCAATTCTCTTTATGGAAATTGTTACAAGACGTAAAAGGAAATTCTTTTTCATCAGTCCAACGTGGGTTCTATTCAGTTTGGTTGATAGAGAAAGTGAAATGCCTCatcttttatcttaaatttatgGGCTCTCTCTCTGGATGTCACTTAAAATCCATCACATCAATCAATGCGACTGAGAATGATTAATTATTGAGACGAAAAATGCACATATGGGGCAATGGCGTCTCCTGgatttattctttttgtatgtTGATCGTCTAAGCAAGCATGTAGaattggaaaatgctagtttttCCGTTGGGAGCTCTCgcttggagctcccgctgggatttttttatatttttttttattattttttattattttattaaaaaatgttttttaatagtgatgggatttttttttaatttttttaaaatatttaaaaatattaaaaaaatatatgtaaaaaataaaaaaaaataaaaaaattcaaatacactaGCGGGAGCCCCCTGCGGTGACTCTAGAAGGGTCCGAATTGGAAAATGCTAGTGTTTAATGAGTCCATATATCAGTTACTGTTTTACCTCaaacttcacattttttatttttttctactttatATTATACTCATCACCATCACcttcaatctctctctcccctcaatCTCTCCGACCTCCTCAAGCTCTCCTCAGCCTCTCTCCTcaagttttctctctcttcaacctctccctctctctcctcaagctctcctCGGCCTCTCTCTCTGACCTCTCTCTCCTtatcaaattttgttttataacgCATCAaagagaatagaaaaaaaataaaataaaatcccaaAGATCAAGTGTGGAGTATGGGATCAGCAACAGTTGCTTATCCATaaagtttttcaaataaaatacagcTCAAGAATATAAAAACAAGAATAGGCCACTCAACATGATGCCAAACATTGAATCCCATCACTCTGTTTACACCAAATACCTAATTTGGTTGGTTTAATAATTATGTGACATTTCAAAATGTGTTGTCTTTACGAGGTTCATATATCACCTAAATAACCGTGAACACGTTTCCTTTGTCATCATTCATGCTTTTGAATGATTGGTAATAACCTGTAATGGTTTTCTACTTTGACTGATGGCTAAGCCCATCTCTTTTGAATTCATTTGATAGATAGAATtatgggttttcttttcttccatttaCTTGAAAAAGGGGTCTCCTTGAACATTCTTTGGTTAAATACCTCCAAGACTTTGAAAGATCTAAAAGGAATATAAATAAACTACTATGATTAAGATAATAAAGGTTTGCAGTTGAAGTGTTGAACATCTGGTCAAGTCTGACCAACACAGGCTAACctgaaaatcattaaaaaaaaaaattagaaaagattTCTTCTCGGTATTGTTTTCTATTATGCTttacttttcaaactttttggAGGTAGGCCTCAGCTGATTATAGTGGGAAACTCCTGCCACTAACATTTACCTGTTCTTTCTCTAGGCTCCTAACAAAGCCCAACCAAACCAAAGAAGAGTAAAAAATCAACAGGACGATTTCGACATTATTTATAACAAGTCATGTCAGTtcgtaaatttattttttataaagtctTTGTCTAAACCTAGCATTTGATCTCTTATTGAATAAAGATGTCATCACGAAAATATACAGTGGCTTGGTAATAGCTAGCATGGAGTGTGAATAGAGTTGAGATTCAGCTTCAACATATGAAAGGTGGAAACAAAGGCCACTGAAGCAATCTCAGAAGAGTTCTTATACTTACAAAGTCAATGTGTAAAAATACAGCTTCCACATCAGTAATGTGTTTAGTATGTCAATAAGcagactaaaaataaatttttttttcagatggAACCTTCAAATGAATATTGTACACTGCAGTAGGCTCACATATGGCTTCTAAAATTTTAAGGTGTAAAATTAAATCATGAACTCTTTTAGCTCCTTGGAGAAACATGCTCCCTTGTGCtttctttacttataaaaaacagcTGTAAGAAACTATTATTTCGTGAAATAGCATCACTTGTTAACAGAAGGAATTCTCAGccctttttaaataaaataaaaaataagcattttATAATGATAGGCATATATCCAATTTATATCCTCTTCTTGATGTTATAAAGCCAAAGCATGAGGTTGCAAACCGAAGAAAAAGGACTCCACAGAAAATTTTACATGGCAGGAAAATAGTGCAGCCTATCATATTTAAATacctaaaaatataaacaagagTTCATTTGTCATCCATTCCAAACTTCATAGATATATAAAGGAGCGAAAGAGGGGCAAATGCGAGACCAGTACCAAACAGAGTTTTTGAAGAGTCAAACATCCTTTGACGATCCCCACCATCTATTCACGAGGCTTTGTCCACGTCTACAAGTCAAGAAAACCAGGTTTCAAGACCAACATTCACATATAGCAGAGAAATAACGACAtgaattgcataaaaaatatataatgtgacCCAGACTACAGGCTATCAAACATGTGTCAAATTTCTTAGGTCAAGAGTTGCAGGGTGATAACTCCCCCCCaacctcttctttttttgataaatgagtCAGATGATCAGGGACATAAATGAAATGTTCCAACATAAAATAACTATGACCTCTACAAtcgagaaataaaataaaaattaattatgacCTGAAGTGAACTGCCTAATGACTATAAAAGGCAACAATTTGCTCTGCCATCTTTAACAGCCACTTTATATACCATAGAGCACAGGCAACCAGTCAATCAGCCGGTTCAATAACCGTGCACAAAGCCAATGTCCTAGCCACTGCTTTTACTAAAATACATTAAGAGCTTGTCACAACCCCAGGAAAACTCAAAGCCTCATTTGGGACTATAGTCCAAACAGACTAAGTAAAGATTATACAATTTGGAATTATAAACCGCAGAACTtttcattctcaagcaatgCAAGGATCCCATTCATAACCCTCATATACTCAAATCCGAAGTAAAAGAGACCTCCTTAAGAATGGCATCAAACTTTAACTAGTAAAATACTTCATATACAAAAATTTGCCATATAATCTATCCGTCTGGATGAAAACCAGTTGATGCTGCTTCCGTATGGAGGAACCCCAGCACTGAAAGCTACAATGTCAGCACTGTGAAAACAACCTTTTCTAAACTGAAGCTCGTACTGTACAAAGTGTACAAAATCCTAGATTCTATCATTAGTACACATCAGCAATCTCTTGTTCTTTATTCTatatgtacttatcaaaaaaaattatgttcaactTTTACAGTAAAATCTCCCTGCAAATATAATGCTAGACCTATCTACTGAGGCCCTATcctcttattaataaaatacattacaGACTCCTAACCGAACGCTCCTACTCTAGCTACTACTACCTTGCATGCAATCCATATCCCTGCAAGTCCCTTCTGCAGCTACCCACATGCGCTCTTTGTAATACTCCCCCTTAACAGGATCCTTTTACCCATAACTCAATGGGCACAGCTTACATCCTCAGTTCATGATCTTCTCCAATGATGAATGCCATTTTCCTGTTCCTGGAGCAAGAAAACAGAAACCTATTTCTAGCTTTCTATCGAACTATCTGAGCCTCTCTTTGGAAAGAATAACAATAGATTGTCCCAAAAGCATAAATCACTATTCTGTGCCAGTGCCTCAAGGGTGCTATTCAGCTACACCAAAATCTTTTTTCCAGAAATATTTATACTCCACTAAGCACATCTTCCATCttctcttatctccaatatggCATAACTGGCTCTCAAGCTTGGGAACTGCTGCAAGTATATCGACTGTAGTGAAGTTCCAACCATAATATCTAATCTTAGGGGTAATTACACTTTGCAATTCCAAACTAAGACCCAATAGCAATGTGGACTCCAACTACGAAACAAATTACAATGTGCACCATAAAAAACTACTAAAATTTTGTAATGCACACCTTCCATTAAGATCTAACTCTTAATATTACATCACCAAGCATACTTTTCATCCATCTCAATGCCAAATTGAATTAGTACATGGTTCTTAAATAACAAACTCTCATGCGATCAACAGAATTTggaaagattttaaataaagcaTTTAGAAATTTTCCTAAAATGGGCCTTTATTGATATCTACAAAGATATGGCAAGATCAGGGATAGAGATAAACAAGACTACTCTAAGCTTGAATCGACTCATATTAGATCTTAGAAACTCTTATAACTTCATGtctagtattttttataatattgatattaatcttataatgataacattttaatttttttttataagtaataataacattttcaattatttaaaagataatagaaaATCAGATTGCTACTATGATGCATGTTGCTAGTAAGATACATAG
Proteins encoded:
- the LOC108984240 gene encoding zinc finger protein HD1-like yields the protein MKKCDLCDSPANIYCDSDQASLCWNCDAQVHGANFLVAKHSRTLLCHVCQSFTPWNGSGPKLGPTISACESCVNSNAQNEAGNEGNDRDNDHGDAGGGGGDDDRPHREANTEEDDDDDDHDDDDDDDDDHGHRDEDQGGVYEDDEENQVVPLSSTPPPPASSSATRRGLS